The proteins below are encoded in one region of uncultured Fibrobacter sp.:
- a CDS encoding phosphoribosylaminoimidazolesuccinocarboxamide synthase, translated as MSLKFETPITEVPLFHQGKVRDMYDLGDSFLMVASDRLSAFDVVLPTPIPGKGKILNQLSLFWFQHLGMKNHLITADVNEYPDVLKKHADYLRGRSMIVKKAHRHSVECIVRGYIVGSGWKDYQKTGKICGHVLPEGLQLCQKLEKPLYTPSTKPDVGHDENISFEQTFDIVGEKVATTLRDMSLDIYTKARDYAASKGIILADTKFEFGEIDGETILIDEVLTPDSSRYWPADKYQVGKNQESFDKQYVRDWLETLDWGKTYPGPEIPPDVVKNTLAKYEEIFVRLTGKQPEL; from the coding sequence ATGAGTCTAAAATTTGAAACCCCCATTACCGAAGTTCCGCTGTTCCACCAGGGCAAAGTACGCGACATGTACGACCTGGGCGACAGCTTCCTGATGGTCGCCAGCGACCGTCTTTCCGCTTTTGACGTGGTGCTCCCCACCCCGATCCCTGGTAAGGGCAAAATCCTCAACCAGCTTTCGCTGTTCTGGTTCCAGCACCTCGGCATGAAGAACCACCTCATCACCGCCGACGTGAACGAATACCCGGACGTGCTCAAGAAGCACGCCGACTACCTCCGCGGCCGTTCCATGATCGTGAAGAAGGCCCACCGCCATTCCGTGGAATGCATCGTGCGCGGCTACATCGTGGGTTCCGGTTGGAAGGACTACCAGAAGACCGGCAAGATCTGCGGTCATGTCCTCCCCGAAGGCCTGCAGCTCTGCCAGAAGCTCGAAAAGCCGCTCTACACGCCGAGCACCAAGCCCGACGTTGGCCACGACGAGAACATCAGCTTCGAACAGACTTTCGATATCGTGGGCGAAAAGGTCGCAACAACGCTCCGTGACATGTCCCTCGACATCTACACGAAGGCCCGCGACTACGCTGCCTCCAAGGGCATCATCCTCGCCGACACCAAGTTCGAATTCGGTGAAATCGACGGCGAAACCATCCTCATCGACGAAGTGCTCACGCCGGACTCCAGCCGTTACTGGCCGGCAGACAAGTACCAGGTCGGCAAGAACCAGGAAAGCTTCGACAAGCAGTACGTCCGCGACTGGCTCGAAACTCTCGACTGGGGCAAGACCTACCCGGGTCCGGAAATTCCGCCTGAC